The Komagataeibacter sp. FNDCR2 nucleotide sequence TTTGTCGCGGTCACGATCCGGACATTGACCTTGAGCGTACGGGTTCCCCCCACGCGCTCGAATTCACCATCCTGAAGCACGCGAAGCAGCTTGGCCTGGAAACTTGGCGAAATTTCGCCAATTTCATCCATGAACAGCGTGCCGCCATCAGCCAGTTCAAAACGCCCCTTGCGCTGGTTGAGCGCGCCGGTGAAAGCCCCCTTTTCATGCCCGAAAAGTTCCGATTCCAGAACGCTTTCCGGCAGGGCGGCGCAGTTCAGCTTGACGAACGGCTTGTTCTGCCGGGGCGAGGCCATATGAATGGCGCGGGCAAAGAGTTCCTTGCCCGTGCCCGATTCACCCCGCAGCAGGACGGTCACGTTACTCCGGGCCACGATCTCGATTTTCTTGAGCACGGCGCGCAGGGCCGGACTATTGCCGACAATGCCGAAATCGTTCCCGGTTTCTTCCCCTTCCGTCAGGATTTTGCGTTCATGCGCGACATCCTTCATCAGCCGTTCGCGATCACGCTGCACCAGGCGATGGAGCCGGAGCATCTGCCCCATGAGCCCCCCGACCATGGAAAGCAGGCTGACATCAATGCTGCCGACGACCGAATCCTCGGCAATGGCGGGCCGGTCCAGAATCAGGACACCGATGACCTGCTCACGGCTGATGATGGGCACGCCGATAACCCCGATGCGGCCGGGGCCGACCTCCCATGCCGGGGCCTTGGCGAAACCGTATTTGAGATCCAGCGCAACGTCGGGCACCAGCAGGGGCTGCTGGCTGGTGACGATCTGCCCGATCGCCTGTTCCGGCATGCTGTCAATATAGGTTTTCGCGGCCGTGGGGTCCGCATAGGTGCTGATGACCGTATCGTTATGTTCCGCGTCATCGAACAGGACGACGGCGGCGTTGTTCATATCAACGAAATTTTCAAGAACGGTCAGGACACTTTTGATGATTCCAGACGTTTCCGTCGGCGCGCATAAAATTTTTGAAATTTCATGCAATCCGAATAAAGCGCGCTCTGCCCATGTTGACTGGCCTGCCATGCTGACGGGCCGACAGGGAATGTGATCTGCAGGCATGTCTATTGCCTCCCCCCACTTCTCCAACTGCACCCAGATATGCCCTTTCGGAATGCATAGACATGACACTCCGGCACAAGAGTTACAACCTTCATTTTAAAAATATGAAACATATTATCATAGAATTCGATATCAAATTTCTCAGATTTTCTGTTTGCATTATTTTTCTGATGCTTACGGTCTCATCGTATATATTCGTTCTGGAATAGATATATGTTCCGTTTTATATAGACGCCCGTCGCTTTCACTCGGCATAACGTTCTTCGGGCATCCTTTCCGCCTGGCTGCGCACATGCAGATGCGCCCAGTCAAGCAGGCTTGCACTCCGGGGCGGCAGAACCGGCGCGGCATGGTCCTGACCGATAAACGCCTCCCACGCGGGCAGGTGGTTACGACTTACGACCACGACAATGGGAATGCCGCGGCAGATCGCCTCCGCTATTTCCGTGCGCAGGCCGCCGCCTTCCGCCTCACGCACGCCGAACCGGTTGACGAACAGCACATCGGGGTTCTGCTCGATCCGCGCGCGCAACGTAACGGCCAGCGCGCCCATCGCGTCCATATCCAGGGTGCAGGCGCGCGCGCCCGCGCCGCGATAGCGATCCAGCCGGATCAGGGAGCCATCGGTCAGGTCGTGCACATACATCTCATGGCGGCCATCGCTGCGCAGCCGGCCGCGCTTTTGCACGAACCCGCCCACTTCCAGCCCACGCGTCCGCAGGATGGTAATGGCATGCCACAGAGCCATTTCGACTTCCTGCGGATCACTGTCCTGCATGATGACCGCAATCGGATAGGCGTATGAACCTGCATGGTCTGGCATCCGTGTGCTCCCCTATCTTGATTGATAGCCTGGCTGCACGCAATTTTCGTGCCGC carries:
- the nifA gene encoding nif-specific transcriptional activator NifA, whose protein sequence is MPADHIPCRPVSMAGQSTWAERALFGLHEISKILCAPTETSGIIKSVLTVLENFVDMNNAAVVLFDDAEHNDTVISTYADPTAAKTYIDSMPEQAIGQIVTSQQPLLVPDVALDLKYGFAKAPAWEVGPGRIGVIGVPIISREQVIGVLILDRPAIAEDSVVGSIDVSLLSMVGGLMGQMLRLHRLVQRDRERLMKDVAHERKILTEGEETGNDFGIVGNSPALRAVLKKIEIVARSNVTVLLRGESGTGKELFARAIHMASPRQNKPFVKLNCAALPESVLESELFGHEKGAFTGALNQRKGRFELADGGTLFMDEIGEISPSFQAKLLRVLQDGEFERVGGTRTLKVNVRIVTATNRNLEEAVSKGRFRADLYYRLSVIPIFLPALRERISDIPLLAEEFLRRFNESNHMDLSIDSTGLDVLTACYFPGNVRELENCIRRTATLAQGDVITAQDFACRSDGCLSSIFWRNPTPASPPAGPQLTHDSPDTMDGDDVPAPAPAVPSLPVDDVVAAPPVSPTPDPAATCPSSSVCSAAQGEWSAQREELIEAMETAGWVQAKAARILGLTPRQIGYALRKNGISIKKF
- a CDS encoding DUF2478 domain-containing protein, producing MPDHAGSYAYPIAVIMQDSDPQEVEMALWHAITILRTRGLEVGGFVQKRGRLRSDGRHEMYVHDLTDGSLIRLDRYRGAGARACTLDMDAMGALAVTLRARIEQNPDVLFVNRFGVREAEGGGLRTEIAEAICRGIPIVVVVSRNHLPAWEAFIGQDHAAPVLPPRSASLLDWAHLHVRSQAERMPEERYAE